A portion of the Synergistaceae bacterium genome contains these proteins:
- a CDS encoding histidine phosphatase family protein, producing MTDRASGRTTVLLVRHGECRGNSEGLFRGRTDFPLNETGLRQAGEVASEVAGLRPDVVLTSPLTRAVQTAEAIARECGVGVKVEEGFINIGLGGWEGRLKKDIAKDHPEEWRLWLESPELLRLEGAESMDAVQKRSLEALDRIMSKHRGKTVVAVSHRTVIMPLLAGCLGIRPPYFWRLHMDTAAYSVLNHSEVRGYTLYSLNRTGHLSGFSTEWE from the coding sequence ATGACTGACAGGGCGTCCGGACGCACTACGGTCCTTTTGGTGAGGCACGGCGAATGCCGGGGAAACAGCGAAGGGCTGTTCCGGGGCAGGACCGACTTTCCGCTGAACGAGACCGGCCTTCGACAGGCCGGGGAGGTGGCGTCGGAAGTGGCCGGACTGCGTCCCGATGTGGTCTTAACAAGCCCGCTCACGCGAGCAGTCCAGACAGCCGAGGCCATCGCCAGGGAGTGCGGGGTCGGGGTAAAGGTCGAGGAGGGCTTCATCAATATAGGACTGGGCGGTTGGGAGGGTCGCCTGAAGAAGGACATAGCAAAGGATCACCCGGAGGAGTGGAGGCTATGGCTGGAGAGCCCGGAGCTCCTGCGGCTGGAGGGGGCCGAGTCGATGGACGCGGTTCAAAAGCGCTCCCTGGAGGCGCTCGACAGGATAATGAGCAAGCATCGAGGGAAGACGGTCGTCGCTGTCAGCCACAGGACGGTGATCATGCCGCTGCTGGCTGGTTGCCTCGGAATCCGCCCCCCGTACTTCTGGCGGCTGCACATGGACACGGCGGCCTACTCGGTGCTCAACCACAGCGAGGTCCGGGGTTACACCCTCTACTCTCTTAACCGGACCGGGCATCTCTCGGGGTTCTCGACGGAATGGGAATAG
- a CDS encoding 2-oxoacid:acceptor oxidoreductase subunit alpha, with the protein MLAYPFPRESEVSCVLSGAAGLGIQTVEDMLARVVVDSGLCVFGSREYMSRVRGGNNSTELRIARSRVDALVDRMDILVAMSRNVRVNILERIAPSTVIIGDRAELGTELDDAGGVFVQAPLAELAAEAGGRIYSNSVAAGILLGILGLDPARAGEFFVKRFAGKKPDVAERNTRACNAGYEIGRELVDGKGLFGKASPDESVGRALVNGSDAVSLGAMAAGCNFVTAYPMSPATGVLSFFSQNAERAGAVVEQTEDELSAINMAVGAAYAGAKPMVTTSGGGFALMSEGISLAGVVEAPVVVHLSQRPGPATGMATRTEQADLELALYSGHGEFPRAIYAPGSIESAFLLTQEAFRVAHKYQTPAIVMTDQYFVNSFYNLNPNDLAMLDELPPVRETGADYRRYEDDPSGCSPFGVPGFGEGIVGADSHEHDEVGHVYEDFKLRKRMQDKRMRKLRGMSDEAVAPRLYGPEDYDALVVCWGSVIPIFREALSLLGLERTALLAFEQVWPLHSSTGGLLERAKRVITAEGNSTGQFARLLRSHTGVKASGSILKYSGLQFSVEEAAQRLSEGIAGKGGDS; encoded by the coding sequence ATATTGGCCTATCCATTTCCAAGGGAGTCCGAGGTCTCCTGTGTGCTGAGCGGGGCAGCCGGGCTCGGCATCCAGACCGTGGAGGACATGCTGGCCAGGGTCGTGGTGGATTCCGGCCTGTGTGTCTTCGGCTCGCGGGAGTACATGTCTCGGGTCAGGGGAGGCAACAACTCGACCGAACTTAGAATCGCCCGCTCCAGGGTGGACGCTCTGGTCGACAGGATGGACATCCTGGTAGCCATGAGCCGGAACGTTCGAGTCAACATTCTGGAGAGGATCGCCCCGAGCACCGTGATCATCGGCGACAGGGCGGAATTGGGCACGGAGCTTGACGACGCGGGAGGCGTGTTTGTCCAGGCGCCCCTTGCGGAGCTGGCGGCGGAGGCGGGCGGCAGGATCTACTCCAACTCCGTGGCGGCGGGGATACTTCTGGGCATACTCGGTCTTGATCCGGCCAGGGCAGGGGAGTTTTTCGTCAAGCGCTTCGCCGGAAAGAAGCCCGACGTAGCGGAGAGGAATACACGCGCATGCAACGCGGGCTACGAGATCGGGCGGGAGCTTGTAGACGGCAAGGGGCTGTTCGGCAAGGCGAGCCCTGACGAAAGCGTCGGGAGAGCCCTGGTGAACGGCAGCGACGCCGTCTCGCTCGGCGCGATGGCAGCGGGCTGCAACTTCGTGACGGCATATCCCATGTCCCCGGCGACGGGGGTTTTGTCGTTCTTCTCGCAGAACGCGGAGAGGGCGGGGGCTGTGGTCGAGCAGACCGAGGACGAGCTGTCCGCCATAAACATGGCGGTGGGTGCCGCCTACGCCGGGGCAAAGCCGATGGTGACCACCTCGGGGGGCGGCTTCGCCCTCATGTCCGAGGGGATCAGCCTGGCGGGAGTGGTCGAGGCGCCGGTGGTGGTTCACCTGTCTCAGAGGCCCGGCCCAGCCACGGGGATGGCCACGCGCACCGAGCAGGCCGACCTCGAGCTTGCCCTTTACTCCGGTCACGGCGAGTTTCCAAGGGCCATATACGCGCCGGGCAGTATCGAGAGCGCCTTCCTGCTGACTCAGGAGGCCTTCCGGGTTGCGCACAAATACCAGACGCCCGCTATCGTTATGACCGACCAGTATTTCGTCAACTCCTTCTACAACCTGAACCCGAACGACCTGGCGATGCTGGACGAGCTTCCGCCCGTGCGCGAGACAGGGGCCGACTACAGGAGGTACGAGGACGACCCGTCCGGATGCTCGCCGTTCGGAGTGCCCGGATTCGGGGAGGGCATAGTTGGCGCTGACAGTCACGAGCACGACGAGGTCGGGCATGTCTACGAGGACTTCAAGCTGCGCAAGAGAATGCAGGACAAGAGGATGAGAAAGCTGCGCGGGATGAGCGACGAGGCGGTCGCGCCGAGGCTGTACGGCCCGGAGGACTACGATGCCCTGGTGGTCTGCTGGGGCTCTGTCATCCCGATATTCCGAGAGGCTCTCTCCCTGCTTGGGCTGGAGAGGACGGCCCTGCTGGCGTTCGAGCAGGTTTGGCCGCTTCACTCTTCGACGGGCGGGCTGCTCGAAAGGGCGAAAAGGGTGATCACGGCCGAGGGGAACAGCACCGGCCAGTTCGCGAGACTGCTGCGTTCTCACACGGGAGTGAAGGCATCTGGCTCTATTCTGAAGTACAGCGGGCTACAGTTCTCCGTCGAGGAGGCCGCGCAGAGGCTGTCCGAGGGGATCGCGGGAAAGGGAGGCGATTCATGA
- a CDS encoding 2-oxoacid ferredoxin oxidoreductase (catalyzes the coenzyme A-dependent decarboxylation of 2-oxoacids, such as pyruvate and 2-oxoglutarate) has product MQATQFDLPGVDISWCPGCGDFKILDSIKLALTELALTPLDVVVVSGIGQAAKTPHYMRSHFFNGLHGRALSNATAIKAANPSLEVIAVGGDGDMYGEGGNHFLHTVRRNPGITNLVFNNMVYGLTKGQASPTSQVGFRTPVQVDGVHSQPFNPLATALVLGAGFVARANAGDVEETKDIIKQAINYRGYALVDIFQPCVSFNKVNTYAWFKENTYWLEGHDEKDFERALALSVSDAPYPLGVLYRGTERTTFEGSLAAYRLDDTPLFRRGARREALKEIIGYMSV; this is encoded by the coding sequence ATGCAGGCAACACAGTTCGACCTTCCGGGAGTGGACATATCATGGTGCCCGGGCTGCGGGGATTTCAAGATTCTGGACTCGATCAAGCTGGCGCTGACGGAGCTTGCCCTGACGCCGCTCGACGTTGTGGTGGTCTCGGGCATCGGGCAGGCGGCGAAGACGCCCCACTACATGAGATCTCACTTCTTCAACGGCCTGCACGGCAGGGCTCTGTCCAACGCAACCGCGATAAAGGCGGCCAATCCATCTCTCGAGGTGATAGCCGTCGGGGGTGACGGCGACATGTACGGGGAGGGGGGCAACCACTTCCTGCACACTGTCCGCAGGAACCCCGGCATCACCAACCTCGTCTTCAACAACATGGTCTACGGGCTTACCAAGGGACAGGCCTCGCCCACGAGCCAGGTGGGCTTTCGCACCCCGGTCCAGGTGGACGGAGTTCACTCTCAGCCCTTCAACCCTCTGGCAACAGCCCTCGTGCTGGGGGCGGGTTTCGTGGCCAGGGCGAACGCGGGGGACGTCGAGGAGACGAAGGACATCATCAAGCAGGCGATTAACTACAGGGGGTACGCCCTGGTGGACATCTTCCAACCCTGCGTGTCGTTCAACAAGGTGAACACCTATGCGTGGTTCAAGGAGAACACCTACTGGCTGGAGGGGCACGACGAAAAGGACTTCGAAAGGGCGCTGGCCCTTTCCGTGTCGGACGCCCCCTATCCCCTGGGCGTGTTGTACAGGGGCACGGAGAGGACCACCTTCGAGGGTTCGCTTGCGGCCTACAGGTTGGACGATACTCCCCTGTTCAGAAGAGGGGCACGGAGAGAGGCTTTGAAGGAAATCATCGGCTATATGTCCGTTTAG
- the hrcA gene encoding heat-inducible transcription repressor HrcA, with translation MLTERQLEVVFSVVYEYIQTGEPAGSRTISKKYLRGCSPATIRNEMADLEEMGYFYQPHTSAGRLPTSKAYRLYVDAIMQRRRTAPAETEEWRRSIRESRQGIESILTYISRLLGQATNCVGVAAISALEEVQIQRVTFLRLGGNTVLLLLVLEGGLVHHSNIVLPCELSQDALDELGRRITAIAEGHPWSEIRGVLFRYVFDGLERLWDSCREAIVQMDSLLNKRSSRLFVGGAQHILNLPDFQDIGKFQTVLSLLEQEQALADMVERYSVKKGVSVTIGDENADEDMRQFSLVLAPSSGTGARAILGLIGPLRMDYEKSISILEALAEDLDDMLVQ, from the coding sequence ATGTTGACGGAAAGGCAGTTGGAGGTCGTTTTTTCCGTTGTCTACGAATACATCCAGACGGGCGAGCCGGCGGGCTCGAGGACGATTTCCAAGAAATACCTCCGCGGGTGCAGCCCGGCGACGATCAGGAACGAGATGGCCGACCTGGAGGAGATGGGCTACTTCTACCAGCCTCATACATCCGCGGGAAGGCTCCCCACCTCGAAGGCATACAGGCTGTATGTCGATGCAATCATGCAGCGCAGGAGGACGGCCCCGGCGGAGACGGAGGAGTGGAGGCGCTCCATCCGCGAGAGCAGGCAGGGGATAGAGTCCATCCTGACCTACATATCCAGGCTGCTCGGACAGGCGACCAACTGCGTCGGAGTGGCGGCCATCTCCGCCCTGGAGGAGGTGCAGATCCAGCGAGTGACCTTCCTACGGCTCGGCGGGAATACTGTTCTGCTGCTGCTGGTCCTCGAGGGGGGACTGGTGCACCACAGCAATATAGTCCTGCCATGCGAGCTGTCTCAGGACGCGCTGGACGAGCTGGGAAGGCGCATAACGGCAATAGCCGAGGGGCATCCGTGGAGCGAGATCCGGGGAGTGCTGTTCAGGTACGTTTTCGACGGCCTGGAGCGGCTTTGGGACTCCTGCCGGGAGGCCATCGTGCAGATGGATTCTCTGCTGAACAAGAGGAGCTCCCGCCTGTTCGTCGGAGGAGCTCAGCACATTCTGAACCTGCCGGACTTTCAGGATATCGGCAAGTTTCAGACGGTCCTGTCGCTGCTGGAGCAGGAGCAGGCCCTGGCGGACATGGTTGAAAGATACAGCGTCAAGAAGGGAGTCTCGGTCACCATCGGCGACGAGAACGCTGACGAGGACATGAGGCAGTTCTCCCTCGTGCTTGCGCCCTCCTCTGGGACCGGCGCAAGGGCCATATTGGGATTGATCGGGCCGCTGAGGATGGACTACGAGAAGTCGATATCCATCCTGGAGGCCCTGGCGGAGGATCTGGACGACATGTTGGTCCAGTGA
- a CDS encoding hydrogenase maturation nickel metallochaperone HypA: protein MGKYRCLSCKSEFELDDRAPIMRCERCGCRFVEVVEAENRKRGKSWSAKSFSVGKSS from the coding sequence ATGGGAAAGTATAGATGTCTCTCTTGCAAGAGCGAGTTCGAGCTTGACGACAGGGCCCCGATAATGCGCTGCGAGCGCTGCGGGTGCCGGTTCGTGGAGGTCGTCGAGGCGGAGAACCGAAAGCGCGGAAAATCATGGAGCGCGAAGTCGTTCAGCGTCGGAAAGAGCTCCTAG
- a CDS encoding carbon starvation protein A produces the protein MFFVAIVLFVICYKVYGTYMAKLYGLDDSVQTPAECMFDGIDYCPAHPAVLLGHHFASIAGAGPIVGPITAAAMFGWLPSYLWCLFGSAFLGGPHDMGALVASMRHEGKSVGEVVDRWIGRKGKILFLCFTILALVLVVAVFLQLSAGSFAEDPAVAFSATLYIFMALLFGVLIYKYKVPLWLMTVVMVPIVIYACWYGNQAEWVASAFTLPMETWRWILVGYIFLASILPVWLLLQPRDYLASYFLYFAVIIGSIGMIMGKGEGFEVVLPAFKGFAAGNQYLWPMLFVVVACGAISGFHSLVGSGTTSKQLHKETDAVLVGYGSMLLEGLVGVIAVGTIMISGAIAEGGPTMTYAQGFGKFASIVGIDPKVGVSLGLLAMNSFLLTSLDTATRLTRYQIQELCNMKVDKYTATVLAIAGAMALLLTKAHGPTGAVIPAWAAIWPIFGASNQLVAALALLTIGVWVSKALKKDNRFMMIPMWFMLVTTIAALGFLIRDNMVFEKPNYILVVPSVILMVLAILMVLESMKALKEEPTL, from the coding sequence ATGTTTTTCGTAGCCATCGTTCTCTTCGTCATCTGCTACAAGGTGTACGGAACGTACATGGCGAAATTATACGGGCTTGACGATTCGGTGCAGACGCCGGCCGAATGCATGTTCGACGGCATCGACTACTGCCCGGCTCATCCGGCCGTCCTCCTGGGACATCACTTTGCTTCGATCGCGGGGGCGGGCCCCATAGTAGGCCCGATCACCGCGGCGGCGATGTTCGGATGGCTTCCCTCGTATCTATGGTGTCTGTTCGGCTCTGCGTTCCTCGGCGGTCCGCACGACATGGGAGCTCTTGTGGCCTCCATGAGGCACGAGGGCAAGTCCGTGGGAGAGGTCGTCGACAGGTGGATCGGACGCAAGGGCAAGATCCTGTTCCTCTGCTTCACCATCCTTGCGCTCGTCCTTGTGGTGGCGGTCTTCCTTCAGCTCTCCGCCGGCTCGTTCGCCGAGGACCCGGCTGTTGCCTTCTCTGCCACCCTGTACATTTTCATGGCCCTTCTTTTCGGAGTCCTTATCTACAAGTACAAGGTGCCGCTGTGGCTCATGACGGTGGTTATGGTTCCGATCGTCATCTACGCCTGCTGGTACGGCAACCAGGCCGAATGGGTGGCCTCGGCCTTCACCCTTCCCATGGAGACCTGGCGCTGGATCCTGGTCGGCTACATCTTCCTGGCCTCGATCCTTCCCGTCTGGCTTCTGCTGCAGCCGCGCGACTACCTTGCGTCCTACTTCCTCTACTTCGCCGTGATCATCGGCTCTATAGGCATGATCATGGGCAAGGGCGAGGGCTTCGAGGTCGTGCTCCCGGCGTTCAAGGGATTCGCCGCGGGCAATCAGTACCTGTGGCCGATGCTCTTCGTCGTGGTCGCCTGCGGCGCCATCTCCGGGTTCCACTCATTGGTGGGCAGCGGCACGACGTCCAAGCAGCTGCACAAGGAAACAGACGCGGTCCTCGTGGGCTACGGCTCGATGCTTCTGGAGGGTCTCGTCGGTGTCATAGCGGTAGGCACGATAATGATCAGCGGTGCCATCGCAGAGGGCGGCCCGACCATGACCTACGCCCAGGGCTTTGGAAAGTTCGCGTCGATAGTCGGAATAGACCCCAAGGTGGGTGTCTCCCTCGGGCTCCTGGCGATGAACTCCTTCCTGCTCACCTCGCTTGACACTGCCACCCGTCTGACCAGGTACCAGATTCAGGAGCTGTGCAACATGAAGGTGGACAAGTACACGGCGACTGTTCTGGCCATAGCGGGCGCAATGGCCCTTCTGCTGACCAAGGCGCACGGGCCCACGGGGGCCGTTATCCCCGCATGGGCTGCCATCTGGCCGATTTTCGGAGCGTCCAACCAGCTTGTGGCTGCTCTCGCGCTGCTGACCATCGGAGTGTGGGTCTCGAAGGCGTTGAAGAAGGACAACCGCTTCATGATGATTCCGATGTGGTTCATGCTGGTGACCACCATAGCGGCGCTCGGATTCCTGATCAGGGACAATATGGTCTTCGAGAAGCCGAACTACATCCTGGTGGTGCCCTCGGTGATTTTGATGGTTCTGGCGATCTTGATGGTGCTCGAATCCATGAAGGCGCTCAAGGAGGAGCCGACGCTTTAA